In Hemibagrus wyckioides isolate EC202008001 linkage group LG12, SWU_Hwy_1.0, whole genome shotgun sequence, the genomic stretch ctcacactcacgctctgtctctgacacacacactcacgcatgctctttctctcattcacacagtcatgctctttctctcacacacacacacactcacgctcttactcttacacacacacacacacacactcacgctctttctcttacacacacactcacgctctttctcttacacacacactcacgcatgctctctctctcactcactcacacagtcatgctctttctctctcacgctctgtctctgacacacacactcacgcatgctctttctctcattcacacacagtcatgctctttctctctcacacacacacacactcacgcatgctctttctctcattcacacacaaagtcacgctctttctctctaacacacacacacacacacacacacacacactcacgctctttctcttacacacactcacgcatgctctctcacacacacacactcacacatgctctttctctcactcacacacactcacgctctgtcacacacacacatgctctttctcttacacacacactcacgcatgctctttcgctctctcacacacacactcacgcatgctctttctctcactcacacacactcacgctctttctctctcacacacactcacgctcacgctctgtcacacacacacacgctctctcttacacacacactcacgcatgctctctcacacacacactcacgcatgctgtttctctcactcacacacacactcacgctctctcactcacacacacactcacgctctttctcttacacacacactcacgcatgctctttctctcactcacacacactcacgctctttctctctcacacacacactcacactctttctcttacacacacactcacgcatgctctctcacacacactcacgcatgctctctcacacacacaaagtcacgctctttctctctcacacacacactcacgctctttctcttacacacacactcacgcatgctctcacacacacacacactcacgctctttctcttacacacactcacgcatgctctcacacacacacgcatgctctcacacacacacgcatgctctttctcactcacacagtcacgctctttctctcacacactcacgcatgctctctcacacacacacactcacgcatgctctttctctcacacacagtcacgctctttctctcacacacacactcacgctctctcttacacacactcacgcatgctctttctctctctctctctctctctctcacacacactcttactctctctcacacacactcatgctttcgctcacactctctctctctctctctctctctcaaaaacactcacactcttactctctctcacacacacactctctctgtctctctctcacacacacacacacacacacagctcaagtCACCATATATATAGAATGTAGCCTACAGAAAGCTCCACCTATAGGAAACCCAGTGCGTTTCACTTATAAAGAAAACTCTCgaaagatgtacagtgaaaagctttaataatattttctgCAGGATAACATTGTgcaaaatacaagaaaaaatCAGTATAAACCCACATATTTGTTCCTTCAAAGATCAACATTCAGTATAAAAGCTTTCTCTTTGGTCAAAAGAAATTAGAAAgacatttcttaaaaaaaaatcaacatagGAACATGGAAAGATCACAGTACCGCAGGTCTGATCTGACAGTACCGCAGGTCTGATCTGACAGTACCGCAGGTCTGATCTGACAGTACCGCAGGTCTGATCTGACAGTACCGCAGGTCTGATCTGACAATACAGCAGGTCTGATCTGACAGTACCGCAGGTCTGATCTGACAGTACCGCAGGTCTGATCTGACAGTACCGCAGGTCTGATCTGACAGTACAGCAGGTCTGATCTGACAGTACCGCAGGTCTGATCTGACAGTACCGCAGGTCTGATCTGACAGTACCGCAGGTCTGATCTGACAGTACAGCAGGTCTGATCTGACAGTACCGCAGGTCTGATCTGACAGTACAGCAGGTCTGATCTGACAGTACCGCAGGTCTGATCTGACAGTACAGCAGGTCTGATCTGACAGTACAGCAGGTCTGATCTGACATTACTGAAGAGAGTGAAAACATAGAAAACTGTGTACAGCAGAACGGTTGAGCTGATACATGCTAGAATCGCAGGATGTTTGGTACATTAACAAGCAAAATGTCTTTCTTAGAGCTTCatagattttttaataataaaagtgtCTTAGAGTTAAGTTAAGATTAGACAGCACATTTGAGGcaagaaagaaaatcagtttATTGATTTTGCCTGCCATGGATTATCCTTTGGATGCGTTTTCTCACCGTCCTGAACAAAACCTCACACAAAACAGCATATTTGTTGAGCCAAATTAGTCTGTCATCAGACAGCAAGTCTGTAGTGTACAGTCATTTAGGATCAGATCATATGTTTGGATCATTATCATGTAGAATATAGTTATATGAAATTCCTTCCTAGAATTTTTTCAGTAGTAAACAGTAGTAAAGATGCTAGGGTGCGAGTATGAGTTTAACCACGTGGCTGAGGTCAAATGGACTTACGGTGGAACAGGTTTTTTATTTGCTGCCTAACTGAAGTCTCGGTTGGTGAGGATCAGTGGAGCCACAAGTGTCCAGAGGTACAGCAGCAAGGCCAGCCAGCTCGAGCTGATCTTCACCCACACTGCAGGCATCGTGCTCTGCATGGCCTTGTAGTCTGTGTCAGGCCTTTCagatgggaaaaaaatgaaagagaaatgtAAGACAgattaaaaaagaggaaaatgtaAAAGACGGCTAAAAttacaatagatagatagatagatagatagaagtatccacaaacatgggtaataaataaattacaaaaataaataaataaaaataattatattatatatatatatatatatatatatatatatatatatatatatatatatatatatatatatatatatatatataaatattattattatattattatatattttcaatCTATTTTTAAGCATcaattttcaatattttttcttcttattactATGCTTGCATGCCATAACCTCATTGTACAAGTCAATTTTTCCCATGCCATGTTGATATGATGTCAGAACTCAAGATTGAAGACACCTTCCCAACTTTCAGAGTAGAAATTCCAAGGTAAGGGGTCAGAAATTTCATGAACTGTTTTCGTGGCACACCCTGAACTTTTCTAATGGCACACCCTGGACTAATCAATCATCGCTTGAATGTCACCAATTATTTGCGTATTGTTAGTGAACACGTGCATCCCTTCATATGAACAAtttaccatcttctaatggcAACATCCAGCATGATATTGCACCAACCCAAAAAGCAAAATTGTCTTAAACTGGTTTCGAAACCAGTTTATTGATCTTCACTTTAGTGACCTTCATCGAGTTCACTGATCTTCAGCGACCTTCCCAGTTACCAGATTTGAATCCAATAGAACATCTCTGAGATTTGATAGAACACACGATTCACAACCAGAATCTCAGAAGAATGTTTCCATCATCTTGTGGAACCCATATCACAAAGAAAGTTTTGAAAGCAAAGGAAGGCTCTACCCAGTAAGAGTGTagtgttcttaataaagtgcCCAGTCATGAGAAACACTAGTTGAAAATCATTACATGTCTAAGATTCTAACATATACAGTTAGTATTATGGGATCAATGCCTTGCTGAAAGCTCTATTTATGCCCGAGTCTTAACGAGTGTAAAAATTATCAGTGGAATGCAAAATGCCATTATTTTCACCCAACAAATCTCCAATGGAACCTACATTACATATGGAGTCTAATCTAAACTTGTTGATGGTAATAAAAGATTGTGGGTTTTAATTTCAATAACTGGAACTAGACTACAAGCAGCATGGTGTGACATGCTCTGAGAAACAGAATTAACTACATCTCTGGGGTTTTCTTTACCTCCCTCACTGTTACTGTGCAGAGTGACGATATGTTTATGGGCCCAGTTTCTGGACAGGTTTCCAGCTGTCCCAGTTATGGCTCTGATCAAGCTAATGCATGCTGTAGTGTTTACATCTGCTTAGAGAAGGGGTTTCTCTGTTTTTACAATATGGTATGTGCTTTActgaatataagaatataataacTTGAAGGCAAAAAGGCTTATAAActactataaaatactactgggtattttttgtttcttttatgcTCAGCTAAACATCTCGAGTAATTTGATACTCACTGATACCAGTTGGTGAGAGTCATCATGATGTAAAGAGAAGCCAGAATGAGGCAGAAGTGGAAGAAAGAGTAACTGTAGCTCACTGCTTCCTCTTCATTATCCACAGCACGTCTCACTCCATCCTCCCCCACTTCTGTGTCCTTGTCCACCGCCAACTCCTGCCTCTCCTCGGTCTGCATCAACTTATTCACCTGAGAGTTATTGGATGATCGGATACTGCAAGAAACGTGTTGAAGGTTAAaataatgaatgtgtgaatttcattttaaattacaatataaaacaaatagaaggtatttgtttttgtggttGTCACAGATTTAAGTCCTGTCCCTGCTCCATCGCTAGTTTGTTACCTGATGGTGTACACCTGTTTTGTGTTagatctctgtttgtctgtgtataCCCTACTGTTCTCATGGCTTTCATCAAATGTTTAACAAACATATGTGTGTCTTTAAGTCCAAGCCTAGTGACCTTTGACTGTTTACCTCATATATTGATTAAAGATGGCTCTGTTTAATTCTGTCTAACGAGCGTTTTAAACCCTGTTATGGAAACTTTTGCAGATTCCTGGGTTGCACACAAGAGCATTGAAACTTGTGTGCTACATATAACAGAagtcaaataacaaataacagaaGTCTATCCAACAGAAAAAGAGCAGGATAATTTAATCTagaactaacaaaaaaaaaaacaggtggcCACAGAATGAAAATAAACCATTTATAGGACAGGGGCTGAGGCAGGACTAGagcaaaaagtaaaacaaacacaagcatGCGGACCATGACGGTGGtctaataatgatttttttttgtagtctGTATAAAGTTGACACCCGTTTCTATCAAAGAGCCAGCTGAGGATATACGCAGCAATGCAAGTAGGATCTAATTACAATAGAGTTAAAACCATCAGCTTTTCATGTACGACACCACTGGGATGTGTATTTCGGGTTTAGGAGTCGTTTTCTTTAAATGAGCTTATTTCTTTAAATCTATGAGGTCCAGAGTTAACTGGTTGTAAAGGTTAAAACAAAGGGTCAGTTACTTCCATACGTTAACCATTTTCACAGAATAAGTGAATTTTTGCATAGCTAACCTAGCTAACCTCTACCATCCCCCCCCAACCTTTTTTGCTGAAACGAAATTTTtgcacacaaaatatacacCAGGTTTTAAAAACCACTATTTATGATGTTGCtctgtattttattaaatagtCATTGAAATCTTCATGCTTCCATGACGACCATTTCGTGCTCGCGGTAGAGGatgattatttctttttttggccAGAAATTATGCTCAATAACTCACTTACATTAACTACACATGCTTTAGTGCTTAAACATGCTCACCTGGCATACAGAGTGCAAAAGAGGAAGAGGACCAATCCCACAATTCCTTGTGCATCCCACCACTGGACTTGCCCAGGGGGGATGGTGGGGGATGGGGCAACAGTGGTGGTGTGGTTGTTGGTAACCAGGTTTAGCAGGCTGGGGTTACATTTCCGGTCTAAGGCAAGAAGAGGTATTGCTTTGTAAGAAATCATCCAAAATGAAATCCGTAAAACAATTCTTGTCTCTTCATTCTTGTCCGTTTTTTCTTGGAATAACTACATGCCTGTATATCAGCACCTGCCTCCAAGTTTAAACTATTCCCAAATAAGAAGCTTCTTATTTACTCTGCCCAGTTACAGCACATCCAAAATAGCTCTAAACCCAGCAACCATTACTGTCTGCTTAGTAACGGATATTAGCATGTGTACCGAGAGAATTCCTGCTTGTATTTGTGGGGcaataatctttatttatttcacttttttttacttctttctttgtttgtaaTAAAGGTATTATGTAATAAGtattcaacacaaaacaagtcTATATATCCAGTTGATTAAGATTGTCCTTAGACAAATCTTATACAGATGCCTCTGTTGATGTCAGTTCAAGCTATTTCGATTTGTTCTTAAagataatacaaaaaaaattaataataatagaaacaaATCAGTTTGACCTACAACTTTGAAGAATCTGCAGTAGGTTTTAGCAAGGGTACCACCACATGAGACTGTGGGGTTCAGCACCACGGCCAGCAACACAAAAGCATCAGAAAACTGAGTTTCAGCCAGTTTTATCATGTAGACCTGAATAGCCTTGCATTCTCGCTGCTATTGTGTATGCAAGCAGTCTGGAGCAGAGCTTAAAGCAGCATCTACATATTCTAGATCTATTCCCCAAAACAACAAATACATAGCATCTAAGGATCTTCATGACTTTTAGGCACTCCTGAATGCCTGCAcacttattaattatatataatcacATTAGTGTTTCACTAGTTCACCAAATTAGTGAAGTTCACACTCATTAAAGATGCCTAAAATTCATCTTGCCCCATCACAGAAGCCAACACTCACACTGCAAAACAACTACACTCTCCATACCTGCTTCTTCACTAATCCCTGTTCCCCTACCTCAAGGCtatccatttacatttatgtttcTGGCAATGGGGccgatgcccttatccagagcaacttacatatttatctcattttgcgTTAAAGGTCTTGCTCAGGAGTCCAGCaatagcagcttggtggagctgggattcgaactcacaaccttccaataaGTAGTCCAGCACTTtagccactaagccaccacatTCCTCTAACCCTTTACATGattccatttttcttttacaattaAAGTGATCAATTAAAGTGAAGTTATAGTCAAAGTGTTTGTATTTCAGATATACACCACATAATAAAATGGAACAAATGTATAAATGGGACTTACTGGGGTTGTTGCTCATAGCAGACCAGGTGAGATACATGGTAtacagagagatgagagaggacTGCAGCAGACCTGAGCCAGGCTGAGCGTCCTGTTTACACATGCAGAAAAACACTATCAAAAATACATGGCTATTATATCAAACCGTACACAACAGCAGAGAGAATACGCTAAAGTACTGCTATCCCAAAAGCTTTTCTACAGACAAGCTGTTTCTGGGAAAGCTGTGTTTTTGGAAAATATCCTCTCTGAGGTGGCTGGAGAAACTCTTCTGCTTCACATCACCCCACCATAGCAttgtttattttcctacaacagcatgaTCCATTGCGTTTCCCAAGTTGCTTATTTATATAGTatgttaatgctaatgttaaccTTTTCATGAGACagagaagggaaagagagagagagagagagagagaactaccTGCACTTTTGGTAGAATCGAAACCACAGACACTATGATGCAGAAGATCAAGTTCAGGCTGATGAAAACTTTGTGTTCGGTGCAGTCATCTGGCTGGGTGTAGTACACGAAGCACAGCACCATCGCAGCAAAAGCGCATACGTAGAGAAAACATGTGAAGGATAACAGAGCTGcgaagaaaacacaaaaacaccttCATAGTTTGCAGCACAACAATAAGACCTGACAGCTATAGAATAATACATTACTCAGTGTGATGACTAAATAAAGTAAAT encodes the following:
- the serinc2 gene encoding serine incorporator 2; translated protein: MGACLALCSLGSCASCLCGSAPCLLSGCCPSAFNSTVTRLAFSFFLLLGTLVSIIMILPGMEANLEKIPGFCEKGVSIPGFEGKVNCEVIVGYKSVYRMCFALACFFFLFSIIMIRVRSSKDPRASIQNGFWFFKFLILVGITVGAFFIPDGTFNTVWYYFGMVGSFIFILMQLILLVDFAHTWNQSWVENAENGNSKCWYAALLSFTCFLYVCAFAAMVLCFVYYTQPDDCTEHKVFISLNLIFCIIVSVVSILPKVQDAQPGSGLLQSSLISLYTMYLTWSAMSNNPNRKCNPSLLNLVTNNHTTTVAPSPTIPPGQVQWWDAQGIVGLVLFLFCTLYASIRSSNNSQVNKLMQTEERQELAVDKDTEVGEDGVRRAVDNEEEAVSYSYSFFHFCLILASLYIMMTLTNWYQPDTDYKAMQSTMPAVWVKISSSWLALLLYLWTLVAPLILTNRDFS